In Pseudomonas rhizosphaerae, one DNA window encodes the following:
- a CDS encoding MAPEG family protein: protein MTVAFWCVLIALILPYGCAYIAKFTGGKFSLKQNHDPRTYLDALEGLPKRAHAAQLNSFEILPGFIAAVVISDIVGNAQQVTLDVLAVVFITSRLLYIICYLADWATLRSLVWFAGFAIIVSYFFVSM from the coding sequence ATGACCGTCGCCTTCTGGTGTGTCCTGATCGCTTTGATATTGCCCTATGGCTGCGCGTATATCGCCAAGTTCACGGGCGGCAAGTTCAGCCTGAAGCAAAACCATGATCCCCGCACGTACCTCGATGCCCTGGAAGGCTTGCCCAAGCGCGCCCACGCCGCCCAGCTGAACAGTTTCGAGATTCTTCCAGGCTTTATCGCGGCCGTGGTGATTTCCGATATCGTCGGCAATGCGCAGCAAGTGACCCTGGACGTATTGGCGGTGGTGTTCATCACTTCGCGCCTGCTGTACATCATCTGCTATCTGGCTGACTGGGCAACGTTGCGTTCGCTGGTGTGGTTCGCCGGGTTTGCGATCATCGTCAGTTACTTCTTCGTCTCGATGTAA